The following nucleotide sequence is from uncultured Draconibacterium sp..
GGGATTTATATTCAGACTGCTAAAAACAGCCTTTGTAAGGTCGAGAAAAGAACGGGCCTTACCGGTACCAACATTATAAATACCCGAATTATCCTGGTTCTCCATAAAGTACATCATCACATCGGCAATGTCTTCCACATAAATAAAGTCGCGACTTTGCTCGCCATCTTTATAGGCTTTATGGTGCGAACGAAACAATTGCATGTGCCCTGTTTCTTTTATGGTTTTATAAGCATGTAACACCACCGAAGCCATTCGACCTTTGTGGTATTCGTTGGGTCCGTATACATTAAAGAATTTCATGCCTGCCCAAAACGGCGGAGTGCGGAACTGCTTTAGCGCCCATACATCAAAATCGTGTTTCGACCAACCATACAAATTTAGCGGTCGTAAATCATGAATTTTTCTATGCTCATCCGAGAAACCCTCTTCGCCATTACCATATGTAGCAGCCGACGATGCGTAAAGAAGAGGAACCTGAATTTCGGAACAGATATTCCAGAGGCGTTGCGAATAAATTAAGTTAAGTTGCTGAT
It contains:
- the rfaD gene encoding ADP-glyceromanno-heptose 6-epimerase — translated: MIVVTGAAGFIGSYLVGKLNKAGYKDLILVDKFDDPWKDVNLLKKDYREYIDRDEFFNWLIKNAQDVDFIFHLGARTDTVGQEPELYQQLNLIYSQRLWNICSEIQVPLLYASSAATYGNGEEGFSDEHRKIHDLRPLNLYGWSKHDFDVWALKQFRTPPFWAGMKFFNVYGPNEYHKGRMASVVLHAYKTIKETGHMQLFRSHHKAYKDGEQSRDFIYVEDIADVMMYFMENQDNSGIYNVGTGKARSFLDLTKAVFSSLNINPDISFIDTPVDLRGRYQYFTEAEMQKLRDVGYKKPFVELEEGVNEYVNKYLMLEACF